In Sphaeramia orbicularis chromosome 1, fSphaOr1.1, whole genome shotgun sequence, a genomic segment contains:
- the LOC115424891 gene encoding B-cell receptor CD22-like: MRTATAMSLTSASGFIVFLLSLAVVQGQNGWRVTYTSTQICALKGSTVDMSCTYTYPYWIDSRLTKMKEKFWFINGDIKPVDLKTESEYKDRVLLYDYGGYYSSVRISDLRQSDSAQYQFRFITNQPGGRYTGSPGVTLTVTDLHVHVTSSSSCRNSNCVQVELRCHSSCRLPDNYKYTWFKNGQEIQSETSSSYSTSFSSEDTVSCAVKGYEMFSSPPVFAPRVPSVTFSPSGEIIEGSSVTLTCTSDANPPVTKYTWYKRGKNQLQSRGEGQQFVLSFINSSDSGSYSCIAKNSLGLKMLEYVNIDVKYPPRLPSVSVSPSGQIVQGSSVTLTCTSDANPPVTKYTWYKEDEDSPKASGQNFTITDFRSEHSGNYYCEAQNSRGRQNSTSHLIVVSSKWKSVAAGVTVAILLPIILISVFILVRRWRALKTSSEPEDRADNSQQCPPNHRHPEEQDNLHYATVNFSQNKEDPVYSNTGPARCPRHKKEPTFTEYSALPFHNNSKKQRDRVQETAEDSAVLYSTVNQTKRPRTSAPK, from the exons ATGAGAACAGCAACAGCGATGAGTTTAACATCAGCAAGTGGATTTATCGTCTTCCTTCTCTCTCTTGCAG TTGTTCAGGGTCAGAATGGATGGAGAGTGACTTACACTTCTACTCAGATCTGTGCCTTAAAAGGATCAACAGTCGACATGAGCTGCACCTACACATACCCATACTGGATCGATAGTCGTTTAactaaaatgaaggaaaaatttTGGTTTATTAATGGAGACATTAAAcctgtagatctgaaaacagagtCAGAGTACAAAGATCGTGTACTTTTATATGACTATGGGGGCTACTACTCTTCTGTGAGAATCTCAGACCTGAGACAGAGCGACTCAGCTCAGTACCAGTTCAGGTTTATAACAAACCAACCTGGTGGACGTTATACTGGTTCACCTGGAGTCACTCTGACTGTCACAG ATCTCCACGtccatgtgaccagttcatcatcCTGCAGGAATTCAAACTGTGTCCAAGTAGAGCTGAGGTGTCACAGCAGCTGTCGTCTACctgacaattacaaatacacctgGTTCAAGAATGGACAGGAGATTCAGAGTGAAACATCATCTTCTTATTCCACCTCTTTTTCCTCTGAAGATACCGTTTCCTGTGCTGTTAAAGGTTATGAGATGTTCTCCTCTCCTCCAGTGT TTGCTCCAAGGGTTCCTTCAGTGACTTTCAGTCCCTCTGGTGAAATCATTGAGGGCAGTTCAGTGACTCTGACCTGTACCAGTGATGCAaacccacctgttactaaatacacCTGGTACAAGAGAGGAAAGAATCAACTTCAGTCAAGAGGTGAAGGACAGCAGTTTGTCCTCAGCTTCATCAACTCCTCTGACTCTGGATCATATTCATGTATAGCAAAGAACAGTCTGGGGTTGAAGATGTTAGAATACGTCAATATTGATGTGAAAT ATCCTCCCAGACTTCCCTCTGTGTCCGTGAGTCCGTCTGGTCAGATAGTTCAGGGCAGTTCAGTGACTCTGACCTGTACCAGTGATGCAaacccacctgttactaaatacacctggtacaaggaggatgaagactcACCAAAAGCATCAGGACAGAACTTCACCATCACTGACTTCAGATCTGAACACAGTGGGAATTATTACTGTGAAGCCCAGAACAGCAGAGGACGACAGAACTCCACCTCACATCTGATTGTTGTATCAT cCAAATGGAAATCAGTAGCAGCTGGAGTGACTGTTGCCATTCTCCTTCCCATAATCCTCATCTCTGTCTTCATATTAGTCAG AAGATGGAGGGCTTTGAAAACATCATCTGAACCTGAAGACAGAGCGGACAACAGCCAACAG TGTCCACCTAATCACAGACACCCAGAGGAGCAGGACAACCTTCATTACGCCACCGTCAACTTCTCTCAGAACAAGGAGGATCCAGTTTACtccaacactggaccagctcGGTGCCCAAGACACAAGAAGGAACCAACATTTACTGAGTACTCTGCTCTCCCATTTCATAACAACAGCAAAAAGCAGAG AGACAGAGTTCAGGAAACTGCCGAGGATTCAGCTGTATTGTACAGCACAGTCAACCAAACCAAAAGGCCAAGGACCTCGGCTCCAAAGTGA
- the LOC115417969 gene encoding histone H4-like gives MQDKSISENYRDVRWLISIKAIKKKKKERKGKGIGKGGAKRHRKVLRDNIQDITKPTVRCLARCGGVKLISSLIYEETCGVLKVFLENVTCDTVTYTEHAKRKTVTAMDVVYALRRQGRTLYGFGG, from the exons ATGCAGGACAAATCAATCTCAGAAAATTACAGAGATGTCCGCTGGCTCATCTCT ATAaaggctattaaaaaaaaaaagaaagaaagaaaaggtaaAGGAATCGGTAAAGGAGGCGCTAAGCGTCACCGTAAAGTCCTCCGGGACAACATCCAGGACATCACCAAGCCCACTGTCCGCTGTCTGGCCCGATGTGGTGGAGTGAAGCTGATCTCCAGTCTGATCTACGAGGAGACCTGCGGAGTGCTGAAGGTTTTCCTGGAGAACGTGACCTGTGATACTGTCACTTACACCGAACACGCCAAGAGGAAGACGGTGACCGCCATGGATGTGGTTTATGCTCTGAGGAGACAGGGCCGCACTCTGTACGGATTCGGAGGTTAA
- the LOC115425177 gene encoding histone H2B-like: MPEPAKSAPKKGSKKAVAKTAGKGGKKRRKGRKESYAIYVYKVLKQVHPDTGISSKAMSIMNSFVNDIFERIASEASRLAHYNKRSTITSREIQTGVRLLLPGELAKHAVSEGTKAVTKYTSSK, translated from the coding sequence ATGCCTGAACCTGCAAAGTCCGCGCCCAAGAAGGGCTCCAAGAAAGCCGTGGCGAAAACCGCCGGCAaaggaggaaagaagaggagaaagggAAGGAAGGAGAGCTACGCCATCTACGTGTACAAGGTCCTGAAGCAGGTCCATCCCGACACCGGCATCTCCTCTAAGGCTATGAGCATCATGAACTCGTTCGTCAACGACATCTTTGAACGCATCGCCTCTGAGGCCTCTCGTCTGGCTCATTACAACAAGAGGTCCACCATCACCTCCAGGGAGATCCAGACCGGAGTGCGCCTCCTGCTGCCCGGTGAGCTGGCCAAACACGCCGTGTCTGAGGGCACCAAGGCCGTGACAAAGTACACCAGCTCCAAGTAA
- the LOC115425094 gene encoding histone H3, which translates to MARTKQTARKSTGGKAPRKQLATKAARKSAPATGGVKKPHRYRPGTVALREIRRYQKSTELLIRKLPFQRLVREIAQDFKTDLRFQSSAVMALQEASEAYLVGLFEDTNLCAIHAKRVTIMPKDIQLARRIRGERA; encoded by the coding sequence ATGGCCAGAACCAAGCAGACCGCCCGTAAATCCACCGGAGGTAAAGCCCCCAGGAAGCAGCTGGCCACCAAGGCTGCCCGCAAAAGCGCCCCGGCCACCGGCGGCGTCAAGAAGCCTCACCGTTACAGGCCCGGTACCGTGGCTCTGCGGGAGATCCGCCGCTACCAGAAATCCACCGAGCTGCTGATCCGCAAACTGCCCTTCCAGCGGCTGGTCCGAGAAATCGCTCAGGATTTCAAGACCGACCTGCGCTTCCAGAGCTCCGCCGTCATGGCTCTGCAGGAGGCCAGCGAGGCTTACCTGGTGGGGCTGTTCGAGGACACCAACCTGTGCGCCATCCACGCCAAGAGGGTCACCATCATGCCCAAAGACATCCAGCTGGCCAGACGCATCCGCGGAGAGAGAGCTTAG
- the LOC115425125 gene encoding histone H2A-like, with protein MSGRGKTGGKARAKAKSRSSRAGLQFPVGRVHRLLRKGNYAQRVGAGAPVYLAAVLEYLTAEILELAGNAARDNKKTRIIPRHLQLAVRNDEELNKLLGGVTIAQGGVLPNIQAVLLPKKTEKAGKAK; from the coding sequence ATGAGTGGACGAGGCAAAACCGGCGGTAAGGCCAGAGCTAAGGCCAAGAGCCGCTCCTCTCGTGCCGGGCTTCAGTTCCCCGTGGGCCGTGTCCACAGACTGCTCCGCAAAGGGAACTATGCCCAGCGGGTGGGTGCCGGAGCCCCTGTGTATCTGGCGGCTGTGCTGGAGTATCTGACCGCTGAGATCCTGGAGTTGGCGGGAAACGCCGCCCGTGACAACAAGAAAACTCGTATCATCCCCCGTCACCTGCAGCTGGCTGTCCGCAACGACGAGGAGCTCAACAAACTGCTGGGAGGAGTGACCATCGCCCAGGGAGGAGTCCTGCCCAACATCCAGGCGGTTCTGCTGCCCAAGAAGACCGAGAAGGCCGGCAAGGCCAAGTAG
- the LOC115425007 gene encoding histone H1-like isoform X1 — MAEVAPAPAAAPAKAAKKKASKPKMAGPSVGDLILKAVSASKERSGVSLATLKKALAAGGYDVDKNKARVKTAVKKLVLKGALVQTKGTGASGSFKMSKKTETKAKKPAKKAAPKAKKAGAKKPAAAKKPKKAAAAKKAPAAKKAPKKAKKPAAAAKKAAKSPKKAAKSPKKAAKKAPAAKKAPAKKAAPKKK; from the coding sequence ATGGCAGAAGTAGCTCCAGCTCCCGCCGCGGCTCCGGCCAAAGCCGCCAAGAAGAAGGCGTCCAAGCCCAAGATGGCCGGACCCAGTGTCGGGGACCTGATCCTCAAAGCCGTGTCCGCTTCTAAGGAGCGGAGCGGCGTGTCTCTGGCCACCCTGAAGAAGGCTCTGGCCGCCGGAGGATACGATGTGGACAAGAACAAGGCCCGGGTCAAGACCGCGGTCAAGAAACTGGTCCTGAAGGGGGCTCTGGTCCAGACCAAGGGGACCGGGGCCTCCGGCTCCTTCAAGATGAGCAAGAAGACCGAGACCAAGGCCAAGAAGCCCGCAAAGAAAGCGGCTCCCAAAGCCAAGAAGGCCGGCGCCAAGAAACCCGCAGCCGCAAAAAAGCCCAAAAAGGCAGCGGCGGCCAAGAAGGCCCCAGCCGCCAAGAAGGCTCCGAAGAAGGCCAAGAAGCCCGCAGCAGCGGCCAAGAAGGCGGCCAAGAGCCCCAAGAAGGCGGCTAAGAGCCCCAAGAAGGCGGCCAAAAAGGCCCCCGCAGCCAAGAAGGCCCCGGCAAAGAAGGCAGCCCCGAAGAAGAAGTAA
- the LOC115425007 gene encoding histone H1-like isoform X2, with protein sequence MAEVAPAPAAAPAKAAKKKASKPKMAGPSVGDLILKAVSASKERSGVSLATLKKALAAGGYDVDKNKARVKTAVKKLVLKGALVQTKGTGASGSFKMSKKTETKAKKPAKKAAPKAKKAGAKKPAAAKKPKKAAAAKKAPAAKKAPKKAKKPAAAAKKAPAKKAAPKKK encoded by the exons ATGGCAGAAGTAGCTCCAGCTCCCGCCGCGGCTCCGGCCAAAGCCGCCAAGAAGAAGGCGTCCAAGCCCAAGATGGCCGGACCCAGTGTCGGGGACCTGATCCTCAAAGCCGTGTCCGCTTCTAAGGAGCGGAGCGGCGTGTCTCTGGCCACCCTGAAGAAGGCTCTGGCCGCCGGAGGATACGATGTGGACAAGAACAAGGCCCGGGTCAAGACCGCGGTCAAGAAACTGGTCCTGAAGGGGGCTCTGGTCCAGACCAAGGGGACCGGGGCCTCCGGCTCCTTCAAGATGAGCAAGAAGACCGAGACCAAGGCCAAGAAGCCCGCAAAGAAAGCGGCTCCCAAAGCCAAGAAGGCCGGCGCCAAGAAACCCGCAGCCGCAAAAAAGCCCAAAAAGGCAGCGGCGGCCAAGAAGGCCCCAGCCGCCAAGAAGGCTCCGAAGAAGGCCAAGAAGCCCGCAGCAGCGGCCAAGAAG GCCCCGGCAAAGAAGGCAGCCCCGAAGAAGAAGTAA
- the LOC115424968 gene encoding microtubule-associated protein RP/EB family member 1-like has product MTMRTLAILVLTLFTLVLSENTTLDAANENTTQNGQSSSIATTVSMTETPKVREPTPTPRITNKTPTVPATGKKSTTPTASSQSPSSPTVTSESPTNFTQLNKTSSSPENKTIARANRSNGSKTVIVVILLLILLVCVLVGCIHSLWKRQSTQDDSTPRLLLSMRERLRAGINNLGDRIGIVLWPGSKREGEEDEDEEEGEEEEEEEEAEGKQGDVEEGGQGRENGGNIEGKDEAGEESDSSDDYSSLEGKDLREMALSRQEDEANKRSGDEDEGERSVPSDGRHSPTQGQENGKKEGGLEATVLINSPTEEDENVELCDETVF; this is encoded by the exons A TGACCATGAGGACCCTGGCAATCCTAGTTTTAACCCTTTTCACGCTGGTTTTAAGTGAGAACACAACCTTGGATGCAGCCAacgaaaacacaacacaaaacggACAGAGTTCATCTATCGCAACAACTGTTTCAATGACTGAAACTCCAAAGGTGCGAGAACCAACACCTACACCTCGCATAACTAATAAGACACCAACTGTGCCAGCCACAGGAAAGAAGTCCACCACTCCCACTGCGTCTTCACAGTCTCCATCATCACCCACAGTGACATCTGAGTCACCCACCAACTTCACCCAACTTAACAAAACGTCTTCTTCACCAGAAAACAAGACCATCGCTCGAGCCAACAGAAGCAATGGTTCCAAGACTGTAATTGTTGTGATTCTTCTACTCATCCTcttggtgtgtgtgttggtgggaTGCATCCACAGCTTGTGGAAACGCCAGTCCACTCAGGATGATTCTACCCCGAGACTCCTTCTGAGTATGAGGGAAAGACTGAGAGCTGGGATCAACAACCTGGGTGACCGGATAGGGATTGTCCTCTGGCCAGGGAGCaagagagaaggagaagaggatgaggatgaggaggagggggaggaggaggaggaggaggaggaggcagaaggGAAACAAGGAGATGTGGAGGAAGGAGGACAGGGGAGAGAGAATGGTGGCAACATTGAAGGAAAAGACGAAGCGGGAGAAGAGAGTGATTCATCAGATGACTACTCCAGTCTGGAGGGGAAAGACCTACGGGAGATGGCGCTGAGCAGACAAGAGGATGAGGCCAATAAACGGAGTGGGGATGAAGATGAGGGTGAAAGGAGCGTTCCCAGTGATGGACGGCACAGTCCTACACAAGGTCAGGAGAATGGAAAAAAGGAGGGAGGTCTGGAGGCGACTGTACTCATCAACTCTCCGACTGAAGAAGATGAGAATGTAGAGTTATGTGATGAAACCGTTTTCTAA